In Tursiops truncatus isolate mTurTru1 chromosome X, mTurTru1.mat.Y, whole genome shotgun sequence, the following proteins share a genomic window:
- the LOC101325087 gene encoding LOW QUALITY PROTEIN: paraneoplastic antigen-like protein 5 (The sequence of the model RefSeq protein was modified relative to this genomic sequence to represent the inferred CDS: deleted 1 base in 1 codon): MPVNLLEDWCKGMDLDPRKALLIVGVPVECSEEEIKETLKAGLQPLCAYRVLGRMFRREDSSKAVLIGLAAQVNYATVPSQIPGKGGAWVVVVKPRSPDDELINRLNHFLQAEGRRMVDVVKTLGYSPHPEEGQPKGLAQVRPPDPQPLRESMWYRKLKVFSGSTSPGPGEENFEAWLEQVTQMMQMWRVSEVEKQRRLLESLRGPAPSIVRMLRANSGSMTVAQCLDALKQIFGNKENYRTARFQLLQTLQKPGEKVSAFLLRLEPVLQNAVRHSPLPVRSADMIRLKYILAQAHVSTGLRDKLMILDQRGCAPTFLELMQLVRDVEEWQTAAAVTREKQRQVGGGHRASGTQVVAETSVPVRPVMVRAGQFHDSSTQTVQEGATLSLKRRQVPRCCETGEEGHSQAACPRAEDQPPAKQAPQPAAEEPGNEMRAGAWSHPRPQEA; this comes from the exons ATGCCTGTGAATCTGTTGGAGGATTGGTGCAAGGGCATGGACCTGGACCCCAGGAAGGCCCTGCTGATCGTGGGCGTCCCTGTGGAGTGTAGTgaagaggaaattaaagagaCCCTGAAGGCGGGCTTACAGCCCCTGTGTGCCTACAGGGTGCTGGGCAGAATGTTCAGAAGGGAAGACAGCTCTAAGGCAGTTCTCATTGGATTGGCCGCCCAGGTCAATTATGCTACGGTGCCGAGTCAGATCCCAGGAAAGGGAGGTGCCTGGGTA GTGGTGGTGAAGCCCCGTAGCCCAGATGATGAACTTATCAACAGACTGAACCACTTCCTGCAAGCTGAGGGCCGGAGAATGGTAGATGTGGTCAAAACCCTGGGGTATAGCCCTCACCCCGAGGAGGGACAGCCAAAAGGCTTGGCCCAAGTCAGGCCGCCAGACCCGCAGCCTCTGCGAGAAAGCATGTGGTACCGAAAACTGAAGGTGTTTTCGGGAAGCACTTCCCCAGGCCCGGGCGAAGAGAACTTTGAAGCCTGGCTGGAGCAGGTGACTCAGATGATGCAGATGTGGCGGGTGTCTGAGGTAGAGAAGCAGCGGCGTTTGCTGGAGAGCTTGCGCGGCCCCGCCCCGTCCATCGTGCGGATGCTCCGGGCCAACAGTGGCTCCATGACCGTGGCGCAGTGCCTGGACGCCCTGAAGCAGATCTTCGGGAATAAAGAGAACTATAGAACCGCACGCTTTCAGCTGCTCCAGACCTTGCAGAAGCCCGGAGAGAAAGTCTCTGCCTTCTTGCTgcggctagagcccgtgctgcagaACGCTGTGCGGCACAGCCCCTTGCCAGTGAGAAGCGCAGACATGATTCGCCTGAAATACATCCTAGCCCAGGCCCACGTGAGCACCGGCCTCCGGGACAAGCTCATGATCTTGGATCAGCGAGGCTGTGCGCCCACCTTCCTGGAGTTGATGCAGCTCGTTCGAGACGTGGAGGAGTGGCAGACCGCCGCGGCAGTGACCAGGGAGAAGCAGAGGCAGGTAGGAGGGGGCCACAGGGCCTCTGGCACCCAGGTAGTGGCAGAAACCAGTGTCCCGGTCCGTCCGGTCATGGTGCGGGCAGGGCAGTTCCATGACAGCAGCACTCAGACCGTCCAGGAAGGGGCTACCCTGTCACTGAAGCGCAGGCAGGTGCCACGCTGCTGCGAGACTGGGGAGGAAGGCCACAGCCAGGCCGCGTGTCCTAGGGCCGAGGACCAGCCCCCGGCAAAGCAGGCGCCTCAGCCTGCAGCAGAAGAGCCGGGAAACGAGATGCGGGCTGGGGCCTGGAGCCACCCCAGGCCCCAGGAAGCATAG
- the LOC117310396 gene encoding melanoma-associated antigen 10-like produces MSELRQPEADLEAPVPAQGPVEAPLLGAAGEEAASPSSSASPGAPSFSAYAEPLPREALVVLMADLVGFLLVKFRTGEPTSEAEMLSTVVREHRDHFPVVYSHACECLLLAFGLDVEEVDPRERTYVLVPTLGLTWDAVLSDWQCTPEAGLPLLVLTMVTLFGDRVPEEEVWGMLDTLGFCGGRELLTEVWVQTGYLKYRQVPHSDPARYEFLWGPRAYAETSKWQVLQHLLRSNSMDPRFFPSVSAGSVSDEEEGA; encoded by the coding sequence ATGAGTGAGCTCCGCCAGCCTGAGGCCGACCTTGAGGCCCCAGTCCCGGCCCAGGGTCCTGTGGAGGCGCCGCTGCTGGGGGCTGCGGGGGAGGAGGCCGCATCCCCCTCGTCCTCCGCCTCCCCTGGCGCCCCCTCCTTCTCCGCCTATGCCGAGCCCTTGCCCCGCGAGGCACTTGTTGTGCTGATGGCTGACCTGGTGGGGTTCCTGCTCGTCAAGTTTCGTACCGGGGAGCCGACCTCTGAGGCGGAGATGCTGAGTACGGTCGTCCGGGAGCATCGGGACCACTTCCCCGTGGTCTACAGCCATGCTTGCGAGTGCCTGCTGCTGGCGTTTGGCTTGGACGTGGAGGAGGTGGACCCCCGCGAGCGCACCTACGTCCTGgtccccaccctgggcctcacCTGGGATGCAGTGCTGAGCGACTGGCAGTGCACGCCCGAGGCCGGTCTCCCTTTGCTGGTCCTGACCATGGTCACCCTGTTCGGTGACCGCGTCCCTGAGGAGGAGGTGTGGGGAATGCTAGACACCCTGGGGTTTTGTGGCGGGAGGGAGCTGCTCACCGAAGTGTGGGTGCAGACGGGTTACCTGAAGTACCGGCAGGTGCCCCACAGCGACCCTGCCCGCTACGAGTTCCTGTGGGGTCCCCGGGCCTACGCGGAGACCAGCAAGTGGCAGGTCCTGCAGCATCTGCTCAGGAGCAATAGCATGGATCCCAGGTTCTTCCCATCCGTGTCTGCAGGGAGTGTGAGCGATGAGGAAGAGGGAGCCTGA
- the LOC117310397 gene encoding melanoma-associated antigen 10-like codes for MSELRQPEADLEAPVPAQGPVEAPLLGAAGEEAASPSSSASPGAPSLSTYAEPLPREALVVLMADLVGFLLVKFRTGEPTSEAEMLSTVVREHRDHFPVVFRLVCECLYLVFGVDVEEVDPRERTYVLVPTLGLTWDAVLSDWQCTPEAGLPLLVLTMVTLFGDRVPEEEVWGMLDTLGFCGGRELLTEVWVQTGYLKYQQVPHSDPARYEFLWGPRAYAETSKWQVLQHLLRSNSMDPRFFPSVSAGSVSDEEEGA; via the coding sequence ATGAGTGAGCTCCGCCAGCCTGAGGCCGACCTTGAGGCCCCAGTCCCGGCCCAGGGTCCGGTGGAGGCGCCGCTGCTGGGGGCTGCGGGGGAGGAGGCCGCATCCCCCTCGTCCTCCGCCTCCCCTGgcgccccttccctctccacctaTGCCGAGCCCTTGCCCCGCGAGGCACTTGTTGTGCTGATGGCTGACCTGGTGGGGTTCCTGCTCGTCAAGTTTCGTACCGGGGAGCCGACCTCCGAGGCGGAGATGCTGAGTACGGTCGTCCGGGAGCATCGGGACCACTTCCCCGTGGTCTTCCGCCTCGTTTGCGAGTGCCTGTATCTGGTGTTTGGCGTGGACGTGGAGGAGGTGGACCCCCGCGAGCGCACCTACGTCCTGgtccccaccctgggcctcacCTGGGATGCAGTGCTGAGCGACTGGCAGTGCACGCCCGAGGCCGGTCTCCCTTTGCTGGTCCTGACCATGGTCACCCTGTTCGGTGACCGCGTCCCTGAGGAGGAGGTGTGGGGAATGCTAGACACCCTGGGGTTTTGTGGCGGGAGGGAGCTGCTCACCGAAGTGTGGGTGCAGACGGGTTACCTGAAGTACCAGCAGGTGCCCCACAGCGACCCTGCCCGCTACGAGTTCCTGTGGGGTCCCCGGGCCTACGCGGAGACCAGCAAGTGGCAGGTCCTGCAGCATCTGCTCAGGAGCAATAGCATGGATCCCAGGTTCTTCCCATCCGTGTCTGCAGGGAGTGTGAGCGATGAGGAAGAGGGAGCCTGA